The Candidatus Eisenbacteria bacterium genome has a segment encoding these proteins:
- a CDS encoding LytTR family DNA-binding domain-containing protein yields the protein MSDPVRVLIVDDEPLARQAIRMMLAGDPGVEVVGECSGVEGVATVERTRPELIFLDVQMPEVDGFDLIEALGVEQAPTVVFVTAYSEHALRAFEVHAVDYLLKPVHDERFAHALARAKEQVRSRRQGVPAETGVGSLLRERSRQTSRILVRDRDRTRIIDVDTIDWIEAADYYAMIHAGGESHLLRETMNQLAERLDPARFFRVHRSAIVHVDRVREIRPLVRGDRLLLLADGTRVRLSRSRREAFERLLGASPRRSV from the coding sequence ATGAGCGATCCGGTGCGGGTGCTGATCGTCGACGACGAGCCGCTCGCTCGTCAGGCCATCCGGATGATGCTCGCCGGCGACCCCGGCGTCGAGGTGGTGGGGGAGTGCAGCGGGGTCGAAGGCGTGGCCACCGTCGAGCGGACCCGGCCCGAGCTGATCTTTCTCGACGTCCAGATGCCCGAGGTCGACGGCTTCGACCTGATCGAGGCGCTGGGTGTCGAGCAAGCGCCCACCGTGGTCTTCGTCACCGCCTATTCGGAGCATGCGCTGCGCGCGTTCGAGGTCCACGCCGTCGACTACCTGCTGAAGCCGGTCCATGACGAGCGCTTCGCCCACGCGCTGGCGCGGGCCAAGGAACAGGTGCGGAGCCGCCGCCAGGGGGTGCCAGCGGAAACCGGAGTCGGTTCGCTCCTGCGCGAGCGCTCTCGGCAGACGTCCCGGATACTCGTCCGAGATCGGGACCGGACGCGAATCATCGACGTCGACACCATCGACTGGATCGAGGCCGCCGACTACTACGCCATGATCCACGCGGGCGGGGAGTCGCACCTGCTGCGCGAGACCATGAACCAGCTGGCGGAGCGGCTCGATCCGGCGCGCTTCTTCCGGGTGCATCGCTCGGCCATCGTTCACGTCGATCGGGTGCGCGAGATCCGCCCCCTGGTGCGCGGCGACCGCCTGCTGTTGCTGGCCGACGGGACGCGCGTGCGTCTCTCGCGGAGCCGCCGCGAGGCATTCGAGCGCCTGCTGGGAGCTTCACCGCGCCGTTCGGTTTGA
- a CDS encoding SDR family oxidoreductase has product MILVVGATGLLGGEICRQLRSRGHAVRGLVREGSPGERELRTLGIEIAHGDLRDAASLRSACAGVASAVTTANAIVPRRSGDSLVRVDRDGTLALVEAAREAGVQHFVYTSVGPSLSSRAPFVAFKRQVENAVRGSGMAWTILQPSAFMQIHLGPAVGWDLAAAKAQIFGSGTVQQTYIDLRDVARFAVAALEHEALRGTDMVLGGPEAMTPLDALRVCEQVTGRKFAVRRMPAAVMTLLASGLRPFNPSFSSLLIIAHEGATRGDRIDMGPLLARMPEPVQLHSFRDYVEGAWAELQGSSRPA; this is encoded by the coding sequence ATGATCCTGGTGGTGGGAGCGACCGGCCTTCTCGGTGGAGAGATCTGCCGCCAGCTGCGGTCGCGAGGCCATGCGGTCCGCGGGCTGGTGCGCGAGGGCTCACCGGGGGAGCGGGAACTGCGGACGCTCGGCATCGAGATCGCACATGGCGATCTCAGGGACGCGGCTTCGCTGCGCTCGGCCTGTGCCGGAGTCGCCTCCGCGGTGACGACGGCCAATGCCATCGTTCCAAGACGCTCCGGAGACTCGCTCGTCCGAGTCGACCGGGACGGCACGCTGGCTCTGGTCGAGGCGGCTCGGGAAGCCGGCGTTCAGCACTTCGTCTACACCTCGGTCGGCCCGAGCCTCTCCTCGCGCGCTCCGTTCGTCGCATTCAAGCGGCAAGTGGAAAACGCGGTGCGTGGCTCCGGCATGGCGTGGACCATCCTGCAACCCAGCGCCTTCATGCAGATCCATCTCGGGCCCGCCGTGGGCTGGGATCTCGCCGCCGCGAAGGCCCAGATCTTCGGCTCGGGAACCGTTCAGCAGACCTACATCGATCTTCGAGACGTGGCGCGCTTCGCCGTGGCTGCGCTCGAGCACGAGGCGCTCAGAGGAACCGACATGGTCCTCGGCGGCCCCGAGGCGATGACGCCCCTGGACGCGTTGCGAGTGTGCGAGCAGGTGACGGGACGGAAGTTCGCGGTGCGTCGGATGCCGGCGGCGGTGATGACGCTGCTCGCGTCCGGGTTGCGGCCGTTCAATCCGAGCTTCTCTTCTCTCCTGATCATCGCTCACGAAGGCGCCACCCGAGGGGACAGGATCGACATGGGCCCGCTTCTCGCGCGCATGCCCGAGCCCGTGCAGCTCCACTCGTTTCGAGACTACGTCGAAGGCGCATGGGCGGAGCTCCAGGGGAGCAGCCGCCCGGCGTGA
- a CDS encoding phosphate-starvation-inducible PsiE family protein has product MTSSETPYARLTRRASELVLDALGLIVLAILLRAIVMLVMDTFNAYLHYEPGVLKEIGLRVLTVFVFVEIFNLFRDYRRNERLSVLNILTLTITIVVREIWIMLFEGTAPWQEQMGVAAVLLVVGALWVAVRRNEMGERAGRRGTAE; this is encoded by the coding sequence ATGACATCCTCTGAAACGCCCTACGCACGACTGACCCGCCGGGCCAGCGAGCTGGTCCTCGATGCCCTGGGCCTGATCGTGCTCGCCATCCTGTTGCGCGCGATCGTCATGCTCGTGATGGACACCTTCAACGCCTACCTCCATTACGAACCCGGCGTGTTGAAGGAGATTGGCCTCCGGGTCCTCACCGTCTTCGTGTTCGTCGAGATCTTCAACCTCTTCCGCGACTACCGGCGAAACGAGCGGCTCTCCGTGCTGAACATCCTGACTCTCACCATCACGATCGTGGTCCGGGAGATCTGGATCATGCTGTTCGAGGGGACCGCCCCGTGGCAGGAGCAGATGGGGGTGGCCGCCGTGCTGCTGGTGGTGGGTGCTCTGTGGGTGGCCGTGCGCCGGAACGAGATGGGAGAACGCGCGGGACGCCGGGGCACGGCCGAGTGA
- a CDS encoding T9SS type A sorting domain-containing protein, translated as MRTPERSWLMLAISTLAALHSAPLTAAPILPGIVDGPDMRLSGTHTFTFNSSIVGGTITWSLDRETISSTGTRTRTNGIASRTGLTASFSLTSVSGSETIYYVNAADQGVQDVATVQVFPANTKTWFTYRSAGNPDVRVYTVIPSTLSPSTRILLAMHGNSRTASSYADYWRSWASSHNYIVLCPYYDEVNWPTEGMYHMGNVFSGEDCDGVLNPQERWTFSIDLAIHQRARGGFVIADPLFDMWGFSGGGQHVHRFMLYEPNAPVRTAIAAGSGWYTAPDLVIDCPYGVDNAPLSFTHQDLMTWTNRNMIIMVGTADTVRDEDLRTTARADAQGLNRYERAGYMISKGLATNPLSRWRRIDVPNVGHSAQPMAVAAQSVLQGAPVQASPLPRPDRRGASFRIHPNPLAGNARLSGEGWNSEEVEVEVYDIAGRKLAARTAMVSAGAWRLDWSALGVRSMSGLYLVRARDRERQVEQKVLVTR; from the coding sequence ATGCGTACTCCCGAACGCAGCTGGCTCATGCTTGCCATTTCCACGCTCGCCGCATTGCATTCTGCCCCCCTGACCGCCGCGCCGATCCTCCCAGGAATCGTCGACGGCCCGGATATGCGCCTGTCCGGCACTCACACGTTCACGTTCAACTCGAGCATTGTGGGAGGAACGATCACCTGGTCGTTGGACCGTGAGACCATCAGCAGCACCGGCACACGGACGCGAACGAACGGCATCGCGTCCAGGACCGGGCTCACAGCGAGCTTTTCACTGACCTCGGTCAGCGGCTCGGAGACCATCTACTACGTCAACGCGGCGGACCAGGGCGTCCAGGATGTCGCCACGGTCCAGGTGTTTCCCGCCAACACGAAGACGTGGTTCACCTATCGCAGCGCGGGCAATCCGGACGTTCGTGTGTACACCGTCATCCCGTCGACGCTGAGCCCCTCGACCCGCATCCTCCTGGCGATGCACGGCAACAGCCGCACGGCGTCCAGCTACGCCGACTACTGGCGCAGCTGGGCCAGCAGCCACAACTACATCGTGCTCTGTCCCTACTACGATGAGGTCAACTGGCCGACCGAGGGCATGTACCACATGGGTAACGTGTTCAGCGGCGAGGACTGCGACGGCGTCCTGAATCCGCAGGAGCGCTGGACCTTCTCGATCGACCTGGCGATCCACCAGCGCGCTCGCGGCGGGTTCGTCATCGCGGATCCCCTGTTCGACATGTGGGGATTCTCGGGGGGCGGCCAGCACGTCCACCGCTTCATGCTGTACGAGCCGAATGCGCCGGTGCGGACGGCCATCGCGGCGGGCTCCGGCTGGTACACCGCCCCCGACCTGGTGATCGATTGTCCATACGGAGTCGATAACGCCCCGCTGTCGTTCACGCACCAGGATCTGATGACGTGGACCAATCGGAACATGATCATCATGGTCGGAACGGCGGACACGGTGCGCGACGAGGACCTGCGCACCACCGCTCGCGCGGACGCACAAGGACTCAATCGCTACGAGCGGGCGGGCTACATGATCAGCAAGGGTCTCGCCACCAACCCGCTGTCCAGATGGCGGCGAATCGACGTCCCCAACGTCGGCCACAGCGCACAACCCATGGCGGTTGCGGCGCAGAGCGTCCTGCAGGGCGCGCCGGTCCAGGCGTCACCTCTTCCACGGCCGGACAGGAGGGGTGCGAGCTTCCGGATTCATCCCAACCCGCTCGCCGGAAATGCCCGGCTGTCCGGCGAGGGATGGAACAGCGAGGAAGTCGAAGTGGAGGTCTACGACATCGCTGGACGCAAGCTCGCGGCGCGAACGGCGATGGTGAGCGCCGGCGCCTGGCGGCTCGATTGGAGCGCGCTGGGCGTCCGGAGTATGAGCGGCCTCTACCTCGTCAGGGCCCGGGACCGCGAGCGGCAGGTGGAGCAGAAGGTGCTGGTCACTCGGTAG
- a CDS encoding META domain-containing protein, whose amino-acid sequence MPAPQAMRKSLFCVAWMAAICGCGSREPAVSSQPSPAAQIQAESGKTTVSLAGTEWLVADIGGKAVANPSQTSVKFAAEGNVSGTTGCNNFTGTAKIEQDRVSFGPLATTRKACEGDLATQEQIFLKAIEGVHRFTVDSSGQLQLLGADGQTLMTLTPATL is encoded by the coding sequence ATGCCTGCTCCGCAAGCAATGCGCAAGAGCCTGTTCTGCGTGGCATGGATGGCCGCGATCTGCGGCTGCGGTTCCAGAGAGCCCGCCGTATCGAGCCAGCCTTCACCCGCGGCTCAGATCCAGGCGGAGAGCGGCAAGACAACCGTGTCGCTGGCCGGGACCGAGTGGCTCGTCGCCGACATCGGTGGCAAGGCGGTGGCGAACCCGTCCCAGACCTCCGTGAAGTTCGCGGCCGAAGGCAACGTCTCGGGCACGACCGGCTGCAACAACTTCACCGGCACCGCGAAGATCGAGCAGGACCGAGTCTCGTTCGGTCCGCTCGCGACCACACGCAAGGCCTGCGAGGGAGATCTGGCGACCCAGGAGCAGATCTTCCTCAAGGCGATCGAAGGCGTGCACCGCTTCACGGTCGACTCGAGCGGTCAGCTCCAATTGCTCGGGGCCGATGGCCAGACGCTCATGACGCTGACGCCCGCGACCCTGTAG
- a CDS encoding DJ-1/PfpI family protein, producing MKMFVCTVLAGLVVAPAAACAKPYTRNVAIVVYENAEPLDWTGPYEVYNDAAEFGRVNGERAFNVYIVSKTKDPVNAQGLHVVPSYSIQDAPKPDIVLFPGGPSSKITDDEAFFAWARKASLEADIAQSVCTGAFVLGKAGLLDGLEVTTFHGAIDGLQKRYPKASVKRGRRFVDNGKVVTTAGISAGIDGSLHIVARLLGRRVADDVATYMEYSWSPEASLAQGYSYLNPSTDERGRRMQMGDIHYSGKNYVEAEKTYRAMVAENGKDPEAWRSLALTLRAQEKHAPAADAFARQAEIAKDEMSGYTWYTAAVEYAKAGRKEDAVRSLEKAAAVPGHFNPDAIQSEPALAAVASDPRVRQLMAKK from the coding sequence ATGAAGATGTTCGTCTGCACCGTTCTCGCCGGCCTGGTCGTGGCTCCTGCCGCGGCCTGCGCCAAGCCGTATACCCGCAACGTGGCCATCGTGGTCTACGAGAACGCCGAGCCGCTCGACTGGACCGGCCCGTACGAGGTGTACAACGACGCGGCCGAGTTCGGGCGCGTGAACGGCGAGCGGGCCTTCAACGTCTACATCGTCTCCAAGACCAAGGATCCGGTGAACGCGCAGGGCCTTCACGTGGTGCCGAGCTACTCCATCCAGGACGCCCCCAAGCCCGACATCGTGCTATTCCCCGGTGGGCCGTCGAGCAAGATCACCGACGACGAGGCGTTCTTCGCATGGGCCAGGAAGGCATCGCTCGAGGCGGACATCGCCCAGTCGGTGTGCACCGGCGCCTTCGTGCTGGGCAAGGCCGGCCTCCTCGACGGGCTCGAAGTCACGACCTTCCATGGCGCGATCGACGGCCTGCAGAAGCGTTACCCCAAGGCGTCCGTGAAGCGCGGGCGGCGGTTCGTGGACAACGGCAAGGTCGTGACCACGGCCGGCATTTCCGCCGGCATCGATGGCTCGCTGCACATCGTGGCCCGCCTGCTCGGCCGGCGAGTGGCGGACGACGTGGCAACCTACATGGAGTACTCGTGGTCGCCGGAGGCATCCCTGGCGCAGGGGTATTCCTACCTCAATCCCAGCACGGATGAGCGCGGCCGCCGGATGCAGATGGGCGACATCCACTACAGCGGCAAGAATTACGTCGAGGCGGAGAAGACCTACCGGGCCATGGTGGCTGAGAACGGCAAGGACCCCGAGGCATGGCGGAGCCTGGCGCTCACTCTGCGTGCTCAGGAGAAGCACGCACCGGCCGCCGATGCGTTCGCCCGCCAGGCGGAGATCGCCAAGGACGAGATGTCGGGCTACACGTGGTACACGGCGGCGGTCGAGTACGCCAAGGCCGGCCGCAAGGAAGACGCCGTCCGCTCGCTGGAGAAGGCCGCCGCGGTCCCCGGACATTTCAACCCGGACGCCATCCAGTCGGAGCCCGCTCTGGCAGCGGTCGCGTCGGATCCGCGAGTGCGCCAGCTGATGGCCAAGAAGTAG
- a CDS encoding TerB family tellurite resistance protein, with translation MKSLLSGRAESAGPPQDPSRRLQVAACALLLELAHADQEFTAEERSHIEEVAIRHFDIEVETARTLMAEADAARREAVDLHQFTSVVVQHYDEGQRMVLAELMWRVIHADGRLAEQESQLARKLANLLDLKPGYLAEARRRVERAGS, from the coding sequence TTGAAGTCCCTGCTCTCGGGCCGCGCGGAGAGCGCCGGTCCCCCGCAAGATCCATCTCGACGGCTCCAGGTCGCCGCCTGCGCGCTGCTCCTCGAGCTGGCGCACGCAGACCAGGAGTTCACCGCCGAGGAACGGAGTCACATCGAGGAAGTGGCGATCCGCCACTTCGACATCGAGGTCGAGACCGCCCGCACGCTGATGGCAGAGGCCGACGCGGCGCGCCGCGAAGCCGTCGACCTCCACCAATTCACGAGCGTCGTCGTCCAGCACTACGACGAAGGACAGCGCATGGTGCTGGCCGAGCTGATGTGGCGCGTGATTCACGCCGACGGCCGGCTCGCCGAGCAGGAGAGCCAGCTTGCTCGCAAGCTGGCCAACCTGCTCGACCTCAAGCCCGGATACCTCGCCGAAGCGCGGCGCCGCGTGGAGCGCGCCGGCTCCTGA
- a CDS encoding YCF48-related protein: MMKRSASLIAALLIAGCGSRSAAPPEPWQAVTVPTDAIFDGIFFADSLNGWVAGGNYQIEGGIVGRTRDGGRSWHFTTGVVAGAGTGFALGAIQFRDTLNGLAVGSGGRILVTADGGASWNEARGSRGAMLSDVRFLDSRNAWAVGPSTLLRTQDGGETWAPVMADDDYFSGNAVQFLDDWHGWVVSHGGALRSTSDGGRTWTQVPLPLAKDERPTLWDITFTDAAQGWIVGEQGVIFHTEDGGSTWTRQTHGVPIERVIPKGEPRRPREVVPELETPPDRLTLTSVRFLDRQRGYAVGYYNDVAESVVIGTRDGGATWQVQRVQPGEYLRSIFVLDPAHAWAAGDRARMAPQVVLRYTGADL, encoded by the coding sequence ATGATGAAACGGAGCGCGAGTCTCATCGCCGCGCTCTTGATCGCCGGTTGCGGCTCCAGGTCCGCCGCGCCGCCCGAGCCTTGGCAGGCCGTCACGGTGCCGACCGACGCCATCTTCGACGGCATCTTCTTCGCCGATTCCCTGAACGGCTGGGTGGCTGGCGGCAACTATCAGATCGAGGGCGGCATCGTTGGCCGCACGCGGGACGGCGGGCGGTCATGGCACTTCACCACCGGCGTCGTTGCCGGTGCAGGCACTGGCTTCGCGCTCGGCGCGATCCAGTTCCGCGACACGCTGAACGGCCTGGCGGTCGGGTCCGGAGGCAGGATCCTGGTGACCGCAGACGGTGGGGCGAGCTGGAATGAAGCCCGTGGGTCGCGCGGCGCGATGCTGTCCGACGTCCGCTTTCTCGACTCCCGGAACGCCTGGGCGGTGGGGCCATCGACGTTGCTTCGCACCCAGGACGGCGGCGAAACGTGGGCCCCGGTCATGGCCGACGACGACTATTTCTCCGGCAATGCCGTGCAGTTCCTCGACGACTGGCATGGGTGGGTGGTGTCGCACGGCGGCGCGCTGCGGTCCACGAGCGACGGCGGCCGCACCTGGACCCAGGTCCCGCTGCCACTGGCGAAGGACGAGCGCCCGACGTTGTGGGACATCACGTTCACGGATGCGGCACAGGGGTGGATCGTGGGCGAGCAAGGCGTGATCTTCCACACCGAGGACGGCGGATCGACCTGGACACGGCAGACCCACGGTGTCCCGATCGAGCGGGTGATTCCAAAGGGAGAGCCGCGCCGGCCTCGCGAGGTCGTCCCCGAGCTCGAAACGCCGCCGGACCGGCTGACGCTGACTTCGGTGCGGTTCCTGGATCGCCAGCGGGGCTACGCCGTGGGCTACTACAACGACGTCGCCGAGTCGGTGGTCATCGGCACCCGCGACGGCGGTGCAACCTGGCAGGTGCAGCGCGTCCAGCCGGGGGAATACCTGCGTTCGATCTTCGTGCTCGATCCCGCGCACGCCTGGGCGGCGGGGGATCGCGCGCGCATGGCACCCCAGGTCGTCCTCCGGTATACCGGCGCCGACCTGTAG
- a CDS encoding NAD-dependent epimerase/dehydratase family protein, whose amino-acid sequence MHVVFGAGQVGTALARTLLARGHRVRLAHRSGSAPDGTESLKGDVTDGGFTAKAAEGAAAIYHCVNPLYFTSVWARELPRIADGLIGAAARSGARLVAIDNLYLYGRPKGRELDEESPIAPSSRKGEIRAKIGERYLDAHRKGNAHVVIGRASDFYGPGATMSHFGDPFWPKALSKGLAQLLIRTDTPHTYHYLPDVALALAQLGEAPDDVLGRAWMLPCAPADTTAGMVRSIGAVLGRELKIQRMPGWMLSALGVFVPLLRELAEMSYQWEEPFVVSDRRFRERFGAQAVATPLESGVRATVEWAMQHYSAQAR is encoded by the coding sequence ATGCACGTGGTCTTTGGGGCCGGTCAGGTCGGCACCGCGTTGGCGCGCACGCTGTTGGCGCGCGGCCATCGCGTGCGGCTGGCTCATCGATCGGGCAGCGCGCCGGATGGAACGGAATCGCTGAAGGGGGACGTCACCGACGGGGGTTTCACCGCGAAGGCCGCCGAAGGGGCGGCTGCGATCTACCACTGCGTCAACCCGCTCTACTTCACATCGGTTTGGGCCCGTGAGCTTCCGCGCATCGCCGACGGCTTGATTGGCGCGGCGGCGCGCTCGGGCGCGCGGCTCGTGGCGATCGACAACCTGTACCTGTATGGCCGACCCAAGGGTCGCGAGCTGGACGAGGAGTCACCGATCGCGCCATCGAGCCGAAAGGGCGAGATCCGTGCGAAGATCGGCGAGCGCTACCTCGATGCGCATCGCAAGGGGAATGCGCACGTCGTGATCGGCCGGGCTTCCGACTTCTACGGGCCTGGCGCCACCATGTCGCATTTCGGCGATCCATTCTGGCCGAAGGCGCTGTCGAAGGGCCTGGCGCAGCTCCTGATCCGCACGGATACGCCGCACACCTATCACTACCTCCCGGATGTTGCGCTTGCGTTGGCCCAGCTCGGCGAGGCTCCGGACGATGTGCTGGGCCGCGCGTGGATGTTGCCGTGCGCGCCCGCCGACACGACGGCCGGCATGGTGCGCAGCATCGGCGCGGTCCTGGGACGTGAGCTGAAGATTCAGCGCATGCCGGGCTGGATGCTCTCGGCGCTCGGCGTATTCGTGCCGCTGCTGCGCGAGCTCGCGGAAATGAGCTATCAGTGGGAAGAGCCGTTCGTCGTGAGCGACCGGCGCTTCCGCGAGCGATTTGGCGCGCAAGCGGTGGCCACGCCGCTGGAAAGTGGGGTGCGCGCGACCGTGGAGTGGGCCATGCAGCATTACTCCGCTCAGGCCCGGTGA
- a CDS encoding histidine kinase: MTRTTRRALLTAVCWPLFGAFSGLQIQISMLSHHHSWLAVISYQVLVWSLWIPITLAIGALLRRVPLRRLSPAGLMLHAAAAFAFGIAHVAAWIAAELVLVPYDFMNPTSFLPRFYRVAFFQVPIEMVLYSLVVLAYSVDETSERARENERKAAQLETSLAQARLHALELQTQPHFLFNTLNGIAALVRAGQPKEALTMIGGLSDLLRYALDRAGGGTVPLAEEVKTVERYLEIQSLRFGNRLSFEVRVDPDAARAAVPALLLQPLVENAVRHGLSRSDAPGRIALTAERRGEQVAIEIFNTGRLDGARKNGIGLSNTMARLSQLHGDRARFELAEHDSGVMARVMLPWSEAR; encoded by the coding sequence ATGACCCGCACCACGCGGCGAGCTCTGCTGACCGCCGTCTGCTGGCCTCTGTTCGGAGCCTTCTCCGGGCTCCAGATCCAGATCAGCATGCTCAGCCACCACCATTCGTGGCTGGCGGTGATCTCCTACCAGGTGCTGGTGTGGAGCCTGTGGATTCCGATCACCCTCGCGATCGGGGCGCTGCTGCGGCGCGTGCCGTTGCGCCGGTTGTCGCCGGCGGGCCTGATGCTCCATGCCGCGGCGGCATTCGCGTTCGGCATCGCGCACGTCGCCGCCTGGATCGCCGCCGAGCTGGTCCTCGTGCCCTACGACTTCATGAACCCGACGTCGTTCCTGCCACGGTTCTATCGCGTCGCCTTCTTCCAGGTGCCGATCGAGATGGTGCTCTACAGCCTGGTGGTGCTCGCGTACTCCGTCGACGAGACCTCGGAGCGGGCGCGCGAGAACGAGCGCAAGGCCGCGCAGCTCGAGACCTCGCTCGCCCAGGCTCGGCTCCATGCGCTCGAGCTCCAGACCCAGCCGCACTTCCTCTTCAACACGCTGAACGGGATCGCTGCGCTCGTCCGGGCGGGTCAGCCCAAAGAGGCGCTCACGATGATCGGCGGTCTGTCGGACCTGCTCCGCTATGCGCTGGACCGCGCGGGAGGGGGAACGGTGCCGCTCGCGGAAGAGGTGAAGACGGTCGAGCGCTACCTCGAGATCCAGAGTCTTCGGTTCGGAAACCGCCTCTCGTTCGAGGTTCGGGTCGACCCCGACGCGGCCCGCGCCGCGGTCCCGGCGCTGCTGCTCCAGCCACTGGTCGAGAACGCGGTGCGCCACGGCCTCTCGCGCAGCGATGCCCCGGGCCGCATCGCGCTCACGGCCGAGCGCCGGGGCGAGCAGGTGGCCATCGAGATCTTCAATACCGGACGGCTCGATGGCGCGCGCAAGAACGGCATCGGGCTCTCCAACACGATGGCGCGGCTGTCCCAGCTCCATGGCGACCGAGCTCGATTCGAGCTGGCCGAGCACGACTCTGGCGTGATGGCGCGGGTCATGCTGCCGTGGAGCGAGGCGCGATGA
- a CDS encoding DUF2911 domain-containing protein — protein MSIRTSLTPLALLLLAAPAFAQQSGSFVVRLGTDTTSVERYTRTAKRIEVEQVGRVPRVLHRRFIYDLGPSGETTKASLTVTVPGSAAGAAPFQQMDANLVGDSVITVIRQDTTTRTVRVGVPKGTMIASNAVPWGLYDGATMKLAAQKGDSLRVPLYQLGSTSMTSLSVRRLGKDSMIVETMNDRYHARVDAQGRIQGVRFISGTQGYGVTRIQKADVPAMASAWAAREKASGPVGQLSTRDSTVATVGGASLWVDYSRPSKRGRNIFGELVPYGKVWRTGANAATQFRTDKSLQFGSVTLPAGMYSLFTIPGPNEWTLIINSETGQTGTAHKPERDVHRIPMKVSATSSPVERFTISVTPAGSGGVLAMEWDSTRAEAPFTVVP, from the coding sequence ATGTCGATCCGTACGTCCTTGACTCCGCTCGCCCTGCTCCTCCTGGCCGCACCAGCCTTCGCCCAGCAATCCGGAAGCTTCGTGGTCCGCCTCGGCACCGATACGACCAGCGTCGAGCGCTACACGCGCACGGCCAAGCGCATCGAGGTCGAGCAGGTCGGCCGCGTGCCTCGCGTTCTTCATCGCCGATTCATCTACGATCTCGGGCCTTCGGGTGAGACCACCAAGGCTTCGCTGACGGTGACCGTGCCGGGATCGGCCGCGGGTGCTGCGCCATTCCAGCAGATGGACGCCAATCTCGTGGGCGATTCGGTGATCACCGTCATCCGCCAGGACACGACCACACGCACGGTACGCGTTGGGGTGCCGAAGGGCACGATGATCGCCAGCAATGCGGTGCCCTGGGGACTCTACGACGGCGCCACCATGAAGCTGGCCGCCCAGAAGGGAGACAGCCTGCGGGTGCCGCTCTATCAACTCGGCTCCACGAGCATGACCTCGCTCTCGGTGCGGCGGCTCGGCAAGGACTCGATGATCGTGGAGACGATGAACGACCGTTACCACGCGCGCGTCGATGCCCAGGGCCGGATCCAGGGCGTGCGGTTCATCAGTGGCACGCAGGGGTACGGCGTGACTCGCATCCAGAAGGCCGACGTGCCGGCGATGGCCAGCGCCTGGGCGGCGCGCGAGAAGGCCAGCGGACCGGTGGGCCAGCTCTCCACCCGCGACAGCACCGTGGCCACGGTGGGCGGCGCCTCCTTGTGGGTCGACTACAGCCGCCCGTCCAAGCGTGGGCGCAACATCTTCGGTGAGCTGGTGCCCTACGGGAAGGTGTGGCGCACCGGCGCGAATGCGGCCACGCAGTTCCGCACCGACAAGAGTCTGCAGTTCGGCAGCGTGACTCTTCCGGCCGGGATGTATTCGCTGTTCACGATCCCGGGGCCCAACGAGTGGACGCTGATCATCAACAGCGAGACCGGCCAGACCGGCACCGCGCACAAGCCCGAGCGCGACGTCCACAGGATTCCGATGAAGGTGAGCGCGACGTCATCGCCAGTCGAGCGATTCACCATCTCGGTCACGCCGGCCGGGAGCGGCGGCGTGCTGGCCATGGAGTGGGACTCCACGCGCGCGGAGGCGCCGTTCACGGTGGTGCCGTAA